Proteins encoded together in one Amblyomma americanum isolate KBUSLIRL-KWMA chromosome 1, ASM5285725v1, whole genome shotgun sequence window:
- the LOC144131129 gene encoding uncharacterized protein LOC144131129 — MPCAFQDLVFLLQEHVVLVFKILQLHYDDPHKVRFEDRRRRHLNRRLTATMKRLSGVHVLNHEHRFLDASGEPMLSLFAADRGIDQMSKIIVAALVKIYGPGIASASRARPGEVYVVHRCRRCGAKGHKTDHCGPTAHRAATPLQVAVEVLLQTALFRATSLFPGRSRASRFVPVFPLCRNRRQTSKSRGVS; from the exons atgccttgcgcattccaggacctcgttttcctgctgcaggagcacgtcgtgctggtgttcaaaattttgcaactccattacgacgacccacataaggtgcggtttgaggaccgccggcgtcgccatctgaaccgccgtctgacagccacgatgaagcgcttgtctggcgtgcacgttctcaatcacgag catcgtttcctggatgcttctggcgagccgatgctgtccttgtttgccgcagaccggggcatcgaccagatgtcaaagattatcgtcgcggccctcgtcaagatctacggaccagggatagcgtcggcttcaagggcaagaccaggagaggtgtacgtcgtgcaccggtgtcgtcggtgcggagccaaagggcacaagacggaccactgtgggcctactgctcaccgcgccgccacgccgctgcaggtcgcggttgaagtgctcctgcaaacggccctctttagggccacctcattgtttcctggcagatcgcgagcgtcccgtttcgtgcccgtattccctctctgtcgaaatcgacgccagacatcaaaatcgcgcggtgtgagctag